A section of the Gloeocapsa sp. DLM2.Bin57 genome encodes:
- a CDS encoding calcium-binding protein, which produces MSNTKETDWELFQEGSFVVIEGTNGDDLLTGGEGNDSIRGLGGNDTLLGLGGDDILEGGTGDDSLEGGEGDDTLDGGPGNDTMIGGPGDDTYLVRSSNDIIIEQPNQGLDTVLAFVDYTLPDNVENIELQGRDNLSATGNDLDNRILGNRGDNFLSGEGGNDTLIGGGGDDTLDGGPDADTMIGGPGDDTYIVRNTEDSIIEQENAGIDNVIAFVSYTLPENVENLSLEGDQNIDGTGNDLDNIINGNRGNNLLIGNGGNDTLRGGVGDDTLNGVEGTNLLIGGAGNDTYVLSSRRDRIVQVRGNRNDRNTVIAPFSYILGDNLHNLTLEGDDNLRGVGNELDNLIVGNDGNNLLVGRDGNDTLIGGEGNNTLNGGPGVDSMIGGSGNNVYFVDDPEDIVVKLSPTGTDQVRTTVDYTLPENVQRLSIISDDDVVGIGNDLDNFIVGGAGNNLLIGGEGSDTLIGGDGDDTLDGGGPVPDTIINEPDDDDSLSISNEEEVNEGGETPDQGEGGETPDQGDDDDTSNGGDGVTRGNRLVGGRGNNTYIVRSELDEVIERSTDPNEIDTVESFIDYTLGDNLENLTLLGQAINGTGNAANNVIIGNSRDNFLQGLGGDDSLQGGEGNDTLDGGEGTNTLRGGPGDDTYIINNSEDVIIENRDEGTDTVITTVPYTLPRNVENIIYEGEGPTTLVGNDNDNEITGGEGNDLLEGGGGDDTLIGGAGDDTLDGGLGADVMIAASGSNTFVVNRTDDVVIKESAAPGEIDTIISSVSYDIVENVNNIILTGDRNLNSVGNSLNNVMTGNDGDNLLEGGEGNDTLIGGEGNDTLDGGPGADVMEGGPGDDTYIVDNPQDRVVELPDEGTDTVISSVDYVLPANVENLTLTGNASRGTGNDLDNEIIGNENDNNLIGGAGNDTLDGVAGTNRLEGGPGDDTYIIRSTEDTIVEAPNGGTDTVISFVDYVLSDNLENLTLEGEEAVNGTGNALDNVITGNANNNLLIGGPGNDTLIGGEGDDTLDGTVPEGETPGIDSLVGGPGNDTYLIDHEGDVVVEERDGGIDTIFSSVPYDLPRNVENIIFTASVGDIEVTGNSADNRIVTIDGNNLLRGLEGDDTLEGGEGNDTLDGGPGADLMIGGPGSDTYIVDNENDQIIEEPKGPDSEDVDEVLASVSYRLPDNVNNITLTGRANIDATGNNLDNVLTGNSGNNRLDGGPGADTMIGGPGGDNTYVVDNEGDEVIESSSNNVSTVESSIDYTLGDNLRNLILTGNNNISGTGNRLDNQITGNQANNVLTGGAGNDTLDGGAGADTMIGGPGDDTYIVDNSNDVIIEEPGEGTDIVLASASYTLPANVENLTLTGNGAIDGTGNDLDNVIIGNDNANTLEGGDGDDTLIGGLGNDSLVGGPGNDRLIGGAGQDTLVGGPGEDVFVYESPDQGPDLIVGYVPNDDTIEVSARGFGGGLEAGRTLSANQFTIGSSATTREQRFIYQQEGNRNVLFYDPDGSGPLPQVRLLEMSGRVDLTNNDIVIV; this is translated from the coding sequence ATGAGTAATACTAAAGAAACAGACTGGGAACTTTTCCAAGAAGGGTCATTTGTTGTTATTGAAGGTACAAATGGAGACGACCTCCTCACAGGAGGTGAAGGTAATGACTCCATTAGAGGTTTAGGTGGTAACGATACTCTTCTTGGTCTAGGTGGAGATGATATCCTCGAAGGTGGAACAGGTGACGATAGTTTAGAGGGTGGAGAAGGAGACGATACCCTAGACGGTGGTCCTGGCAATGATACCATGATTGGTGGACCAGGAGACGATACTTATCTAGTGAGAAGCTCTAACGATATCATCATAGAGCAACCTAATCAAGGGCTAGATACAGTCCTAGCTTTTGTTGATTACACTTTACCTGACAACGTCGAAAACATTGAGTTACAAGGTCGCGACAATCTCTCGGCTACGGGTAACGACTTAGACAACAGAATTCTTGGTAACAGAGGTGATAACTTCCTCTCAGGTGAAGGAGGAAACGACACTCTCATCGGTGGAGGGGGAGATGATACCCTAGACGGTGGGCCTGATGCTGATACCATGATTGGTGGACCAGGAGATGACACCTATATAGTCAGAAATACTGAAGATAGTATCATAGAGCAAGAGAACGCAGGGATAGATAATGTTATCGCCTTTGTTTCCTATACTTTACCTGAAAACGTCGAGAACTTGAGCCTAGAGGGAGATCAAAATATTGATGGGACAGGTAACGATCTAGACAATATCATCAATGGTAATAGAGGGAACAACCTACTCATAGGAAATGGAGGTAACGATACCCTCAGAGGTGGAGTAGGAGACGATACCCTCAATGGGGTAGAAGGTACAAACCTGTTAATTGGTGGAGCAGGAAATGATACTTATGTGCTTTCGAGTCGTCGAGATAGAATTGTTCAAGTCAGGGGTAATAGAAACGATCGCAACACTGTTATAGCACCATTTAGTTACATACTAGGAGACAATCTACATAACCTAACCCTAGAAGGAGATGACAATCTCAGAGGTGTAGGTAATGAACTAGATAACTTAATCGTAGGTAACGACGGTAACAACCTGTTAGTAGGTCGAGACGGAAATGATACTCTCATCGGTGGGGAGGGTAATAACACTCTCAACGGTGGACCTGGTGTAGATAGTATGATAGGAGGATCGGGAAATAACGTTTACTTTGTAGATGATCCCGAAGATATAGTTGTCAAACTATCACCCACAGGAACAGATCAAGTTCGTACCACCGTAGATTATACCCTACCTGAGAATGTCCAAAGATTAAGCATCATTAGTGACGATGATGTAGTAGGAATAGGCAACGATTTAGATAACTTTATCGTAGGGGGAGCAGGGAATAACCTACTTATTGGAGGAGAAGGAAGTGACACTCTCATCGGTGGAGATGGTGACGATACCTTAGATGGTGGTGGTCCTGTTCCTGATACCATCATCAATGAACCAGATGATGATGATAGTTTAAGTATCTCTAATGAAGAAGAGGTAAACGAAGGAGGTGAGACTCCTGACCAAGGAGAAGGAGGTGAGACTCCTGACCAAGGAGATGATGACGATACTTCTAACGGTGGAGATGGCGTTACTCGGGGTAACCGTTTAGTTGGAGGAAGAGGTAATAATACTTACATTGTCCGTAGTGAACTAGACGAAGTAATCGAACGTAGTACTGACCCCAATGAAATCGATACGGTAGAATCATTTATAGACTATACTCTCGGAGATAATCTCGAAAACCTGACATTACTAGGACAAGCGATTAACGGTACAGGTAACGCAGCTAATAACGTAATTATTGGTAATAGTCGAGATAACTTCCTCCAGGGTTTAGGAGGAGACGATAGCTTACAGGGTGGAGAAGGAAACGATACCCTCGATGGTGGAGAAGGTACAAATACCCTCAGAGGTGGACCTGGGGATGATACCTATATCATCAATAATTCTGAAGATGTAATCATCGAAAACAGAGATGAAGGAACTGATACAGTAATCACCACTGTTCCTTATACACTTCCTCGTAACGTAGAAAATATTATCTATGAAGGTGAAGGACCAACCACTTTAGTTGGTAATGATAATGATAACGAAATCACAGGAGGAGAAGGTAACGACTTACTCGAAGGTGGTGGTGGTGATGATACCCTCATCGGTGGAGCAGGAGATGATACCCTTGACGGTGGTTTAGGTGCAGATGTGATGATCGCTGCATCAGGTAGCAATACTTTTGTGGTTAACAGAACCGACGATGTAGTCATCAAAGAAAGTGCAGCCCCTGGGGAAATCGATACCATCATCAGTTCAGTTAGTTATGACATAGTTGAGAACGTCAATAACATCATCTTGACAGGAGACAGAAATCTCAACAGTGTGGGTAACAGTCTCAACAACGTCATGACAGGAAACGATGGGGATAACCTTCTAGAAGGGGGAGAAGGTAACGATACCCTTATTGGTGGAGAGGGTAATGATACCCTAGACGGTGGACCTGGTGCAGATGTCATGGAAGGTGGTCCTGGAGACGATACCTATATTGTCGATAACCCACAAGACCGAGTGGTAGAACTTCCCGACGAAGGAACAGACACAGTGATATCTTCTGTTGACTATGTTTTACCCGCTAACGTAGAAAATCTCACCCTGACAGGTAATGCTAGCCGAGGTACAGGTAATGATTTAGACAACGAAATTATCGGTAATGAAAATGACAACAACCTGATTGGGGGTGCAGGGAATGATACTCTTGACGGTGTTGCAGGTACTAACCGTCTTGAAGGTGGTCCTGGAGATGACACCTATATTATTCGTAGTACAGAAGACACGATCGTGGAAGCTCCTAATGGTGGAACAGATACGGTTATTTCCTTTGTTGACTATGTACTCAGCGATAACTTAGAAAACTTAACTTTAGAAGGGGAAGAAGCTGTTAATGGTACAGGTAACGCCCTAGATAACGTCATTACAGGGAATGCTAATAATAACCTGTTGATTGGTGGACCGGGTAACGATACTCTGATTGGGGGAGAAGGAGATGATACCCTAGATGGTACTGTACCTGAAGGAGAAACACCAGGAATCGATAGCTTAGTAGGTGGTCCTGGAAATGATACCTATCTCATTGACCATGAGGGAGACGTGGTAGTTGAAGAACGAGATGGTGGTATTGATACGATCTTTTCTTCTGTACCCTATGATTTACCACGCAACGTAGAAAATATCATTTTTACTGCTTCAGTGGGTGATATTGAAGTAACAGGTAACTCAGCTGATAACAGAATAGTTACTATAGATGGTAACAACCTTTTAAGAGGTTTAGAAGGAGACGATACCCTAGAGGGTGGCGAAGGTAACGATACCCTAGACGGTGGACCTGGAGCTGATTTAATGATTGGTGGTCCTGGTAGTGATACCTACATCGTTGATAACGAAAACGATCAAATCATAGAAGAGCCTAAAGGTCCCGACAGCGAAGACGTTGATGAGGTATTGGCTTCCGTTAGCTATCGACTTCCAGATAACGTCAATAATATTACCCTGACTGGTCGAGCCAACATCGACGCTACTGGTAACAATCTCGATAACGTTCTCACTGGTAATAGCGGTAATAATCGTCTCGATGGTGGACCAGGTGCAGATACCATGATAGGTGGTCCTGGTGGTGATAATACCTATGTTGTGGATAACGAAGGTGACGAAGTCATCGAAAGTAGTAGCAATAATGTTAGTACAGTTGAATCTTCTATCGACTATACCCTAGGGGATAATCTCAGAAACCTCATACTCACTGGCAACAATAATATTAGCGGTACAGGTAACCGACTAGACAACCAAATTACTGGTAACCAAGCCAATAACGTTCTTACAGGAGGTGCAGGTAACGACACCCTTGATGGTGGAGCAGGTGCAGATACCATGATAGGTGGTCCTGGTGATGATACCTATATTGTGGATAATTCCAATGATGTTATTATCGAAGAACCAGGGGAAGGAACTGATATTGTTCTGGCTTCAGCTAGTTATACTCTACCCGCTAACGTAGAAAACCTTACCTTAACTGGCAACGGTGCAATCGATGGTACAGGTAATGATCTAGATAACGTGATCATTGGTAATGATAACGCTAATACCCTCGAAGGTGGTGATGGGGATGACACCTTGATTGGTGGTCTCGGTAATGACAGTTTAGTAGGAGGTCCAGGAAACGATCGCCTGATTGGTGGAGCTGGTCAAGACACCTTGGTTGGTGGTCCTGGTGAGGATGTTTTTGTGTACGAATCTCCCGACCAAGGACCTGACTTAATCGTTGGTTATGTACCTAATGATGATACAATCGAAGTGTCTGCCCGAGGTTTTGGCGGTGGTTTAGAAGCAGGACGTACTCTGTCTGCTAATCAGTTTACTATAGGCTCTAGTGCAACTACCAGAGAACAACGCTTTATCTATCAGCAAGAAGGTAATCGCAACGTTCTCTTCTACGATCCCGATGGTAGTGGTCCATTACCACAGGTTCGCTTACTAGAGATGAGTGGACGTGTTGACTTAACTAACAACGATATTGTCATAGTCTAA